TTAAGTCCTAATGGTGGTGGTGCTCCAACGGGTGAACTCGCTGCTGCTATCGATAACACGTTTGGTAGCCTTGATTCTTTTAAAGAGAAGTTTGCTGCTGCGGCTACCGGTCGCTTTGGTAGTGGTTGGGCTTGGTTGATTATGGGTAAAGATGGAAAGATCGCTATTACGAGCACACCCAATCAGGATACGCCACTGATGGATGGAGACACTCCTTTACTCGGCTTAGACGTATGGGAACATGCTTATTATCTAAAATACCAAAATAAGCGTCCAGCTTATATTGATGCATTTTGGAGCGTGGTTAACTGGGATGAAGTTGAGAAGCGTTTCCATGCAGCAAAATAATACTTTATAGATGATAATTTAAAATAATGCGAGTCTCTTTCCTAACCGTGGGAAGAGGCTTTTTTTAATAATTATGTTTAGAATTTTATATTTACACTATATTGATAATCGTTTACAATATACTTATTGTCGGTTGAGAGAGTTATAGAGGAGCGGATTGCGATGAACTATGTAAAACCTCAAGTTCAGTTTGAAAACGAAGTAAGTGCAACAGATGCTGTTGAATGGACAGTTGTTGCCATTATCGCTATCATAGCAATGGGTGGGGCCGCCGCTTATTGTACTTATAAAGGTGGAAGCTTTGCTGGTGGGTTTGATTGGTCCAAATTTACGATGAATATCGGTTGTGACTTGACGAAGTAAGCGGTAGTTGGCTTTATTTCAGTCTTTAATGCAGTCTTTAATGATGTAATAATCAGAAAATAAAAGAATGGACTCTCTCAACCGACAATGTTTATATGAAGAAGGTGAAAATAATGGCTTCCCATGCCATCGTAGACATTCGCCGGGTGAGCAAATCATATTTGCGGAAACGCGCGGTGGATCAATTAAATATAGAGATTGAAGCGGCTCAGATTTATGGATTGCTCGGTCCTAACGGATCAGGAAAAACGACAACGATCCGCATGATGATGGGGTTGGTTCAGCCCGATGAAGGAATGATCACCATCTGTGGATATGATGTGGAAGCAGAGCCGCTGGAGATGAAGAAGCGGGTTGGAATTCTTCCTGATGCAGATGAATTAGTGGAAGATTTATCAGCGTGGGAATTTTTACAATTTATCGCGTCGTTGCGATCTATACCGGAAAGAATGGCACGTCATCGTGCAAAGGAATGGCTACAATTATTGCAGTTATATGAACAACGAAACCAACCGTTACATTCTTTTTCTCACGGGATGCGGAAGAAGGTACAATTAGTTTCCGCTATTTTACACTCTCCTGAGTTGCTCATTTTAGATGAACCCACCACAGGTTTAGACCCCGATATGGTGATTACACTAAAGCAGATTTTAAAGCGCCTGCGTGAGAAAGGAACCGCCATCTTTTTATCTACGCATCATCTCGATTTCGCTCAGGACTTATGTGATCAGGTATGCCTATTACAACGAGGTTGTGCGGTGGCACAAGGAGATACGGATGAGGTTCTGCACATGTCAGGAGCGCGCACACTGGAAGAAGCGTATATTCGATTGACAAGGGCAGAAGACAAAGGGGAACAAATCGATGCACTCTTGGGTTATTGGTAAAACGATTCTTCGTACGTGGAAGAATCGCTGGTGGGCAGCCACAAAAGAATCTCCTTTGATCGGATTCTTACCGCTCGCTTTACTCCTTTCACTCATCGGCATCTTTTTTTATGTCTATGATGCTTCTCAAAAAGGGCTGTTGGGATTATTAGGGGTCGTTAATACAGCAGCATTGCTACCAGTAATGGAGAACTTCTCTACACTATCTTTTATGCTGGTGGTAGGTAGCCTTGTGCTTTTATGGCAATTAGCTGTGCGCAGTGGAATACAGAATCGGCTAATGGAGACCCTGCCCGTACACAAGCGTGCTTGGACGATAGGTCAGCTTCTGCCTGTGATGGTTTTAATCATAAGTCTGTTTTTAGCCCTCCTGTTTCCTACATTATTAGTATTGATGGAGCCTTTATCACTTACTGTCTGGCAGAGGATCGCCTTGGTATGCTCTTATTTTTTCTATATTTTTTTAGCTATTACTGTAGGCTTGGTTTGGCAACAAGTTATTCATATCGTGACACGCCGCCTACTCAAAAAAGCAGGCCTTGCTTATCATCAGATGTTTCATGGGTTCTTTTTCTTAAGTTCTATGATGGTGACGATTGGGATCTTAAGTGTGATATACCGTTATCAGAAGCTTGAGCCTTATGTGGTGTGGCAACCGGATAGACGTTTTATGGCAGGGGTCACCTCGTTATTAGAGGGGGATACGATCGGTTTTCTTCTTCAAAATGGACTGCTTCTTCTCTATGTGGTCGCAGCATTGTGGGTTGTTATGTTTCTCTTCCGGCGGGAGCAAGAATGGGAGCCGGATGCAACGTCGGGGT
This sequence is a window from Mechercharimyces sp. CAU 1602. Protein-coding genes within it:
- a CDS encoding ABC transporter ATP-binding protein; this translates as MKKVKIMASHAIVDIRRVSKSYLRKRAVDQLNIEIEAAQIYGLLGPNGSGKTTTIRMMMGLVQPDEGMITICGYDVEAEPLEMKKRVGILPDADELVEDLSAWEFLQFIASLRSIPERMARHRAKEWLQLLQLYEQRNQPLHSFSHGMRKKVQLVSAILHSPELLILDEPTTGLDPDMVITLKQILKRLREKGTAIFLSTHHLDFAQDLCDQVCLLQRGCAVAQGDTDEVLHMSGARTLEEAYIRLTRAEDKGEQIDALLGYW
- a CDS encoding superoxide dismutase; amino-acid sequence: MPKFELPSLPYEFNALEPHIDAQTMEIHHDRHHKTYVDKLNAALEGHNALAEQSIDQLMTNLNDVPESIRTAVRNNGGGHANHSLFWQILSPNGGGAPTGELAAAIDNTFGSLDSFKEKFAAAATGRFGSGWAWLIMGKDGKIAITSTPNQDTPLMDGDTPLLGLDVWEHAYYLKYQNKRPAYIDAFWSVVNWDEVEKRFHAAK